The following coding sequences are from one Candidatus Cloacimonas sp. window:
- a CDS encoding DMT family transporter, producing the protein MKPSLTYLKAILAMFFWSATFVWFKIAYQTYLPYEVTFLRLLLASILLFMVMLIGQKREKVQRNDFLQMMLVAFCEPFMYFIGEANGMRIVSSTLGSLVISTIPIISAVGAFFILKEKLPLCVVLGLIVSTAGVVVMSLGSSDLSATFKGILYLLIAVLAGVFYGISVRNLTLRYSPLTIVTWQNFFGMLYFLPLFLIVDGKHFFSIQHSAQGLVTIAAMSIFASVTAFILFTGVIRDLGVAKSNIFTNLIPVFTAILAFVILGDKLSLPGWIGLALAVLGLFLSQYPDWKKRKKEELSQITQITQI; encoded by the coding sequence ATGAAGCCCTCTTTAACATATTTGAAAGCCATTTTGGCTATGTTCTTCTGGTCTGCCACTTTTGTCTGGTTCAAAATTGCCTATCAGACCTATTTACCCTATGAAGTTACTTTTTTACGCCTTTTGCTGGCTTCCATCCTTCTTTTTATGGTTATGCTTATTGGGCAGAAGCGAGAAAAAGTGCAGAGAAACGACTTTTTGCAAATGATGCTGGTTGCTTTTTGTGAGCCCTTTATGTATTTTATCGGAGAGGCAAATGGAATGAGAATCGTTTCCTCTACTTTGGGTAGCTTGGTTATTTCCACGATTCCGATTATTTCTGCGGTGGGCGCTTTTTTTATTTTGAAAGAGAAATTGCCCTTGTGTGTGGTTTTGGGATTGATAGTTTCTACGGCTGGCGTGGTAGTTATGAGCTTAGGAAGCAGTGATTTATCTGCTACTTTCAAAGGGATACTCTATTTGCTCATTGCTGTGTTAGCAGGTGTTTTTTACGGGATATCGGTTCGCAATTTAACCTTGCGTTATAGTCCACTTACTATCGTTACTTGGCAGAATTTTTTTGGAATGCTGTATTTTTTGCCTCTTTTTTTGATCGTGGATGGCAAACACTTTTTCAGTATCCAACATTCTGCCCAGGGCTTAGTAACCATTGCCGCGATGTCTATTTTTGCGTCTGTAACTGCCTTTATTTTATTTACAGGGGTAATCAGAGATCTGGGAGTGGCAAAATCCAATATCTTTACTAACCTGATTCCTGTTTTTACCGCCATCCTGGCTTTTGTTATATTGGGGGATAAATTAAGTTTGCCTGGCTGGATTGGACTTGCATTAGCGGTTTTGGGACTGTTTTTGTCTCAATACCCTGATTGGAAAAAAAGAAAAAAGGAAGAACTCTCACAGATTACACAGATTACACAGATTTGA
- a CDS encoding molybdopterin-dependent oxidoreductase, which yields MHKLTTLNTPIFWAEGHPGSLNRETWKIEVCGSCQKPYIFSWSDLLGLPQREVKGRLTSVTRWSVEGIWKGIPLSEILKTVQSNDSCKFVRFWSFGDIYDTSIPVDIARQEKSLLAYSFDGELLTEDYGGPIRAFIPYLWGYKSAKSVVKIELMDYYVSGFWENRGYTDSGEIEAGPCRDLNDGGKIKTIPAGEVLKFN from the coding sequence GTGCATAAACTTACTACTTTAAATACCCCCATTTTTTGGGCGGAAGGACATCCTGGCTCGCTAAACAGAGAGACCTGGAAAATAGAGGTCTGCGGAAGCTGCCAAAAGCCCTATATTTTTTCCTGGTCTGATTTATTGGGATTACCTCAAAGAGAAGTTAAGGGTCGTTTAACCAGCGTTACCAGATGGTCTGTGGAAGGTATTTGGAAAGGGATTCCTCTTTCTGAAATATTAAAAACAGTGCAAAGTAACGATTCCTGTAAATTTGTTCGCTTTTGGAGTTTTGGTGATATTTACGATACTTCCATACCAGTGGACATTGCTCGGCAAGAAAAATCCCTGCTGGCCTATAGTTTTGACGGCGAATTATTAACTGAGGACTATGGCGGACCAATTAGAGCTTTCATACCCTATCTTTGGGGCTACAAATCAGCAAAAAGTGTAGTTAAAATAGAACTTATGGATTACTATGTTTCTGGCTTTTGGGAAAACCGCGGTTATACAGATAGCGGAGAAATTGAAGCAGGACCTTGCAGAGACCTCAATGACGGGGGTAAAATCAAAACCATTCCAGCAGGCGAAGTTCTAAAATTTAACTGA
- a CDS encoding NAD(P)H-hydrate dehydratase: MSYVFTPSQMKTLDENTINCFGLPARILMENAGKGCADYLLQNCSEYLNDVIIILHGTGNNSGDGFVLARWLVNYGKSVILCKVQDGTMTEECRLNYELCQSLNIPMIGLDNISETLEILDKSFYVGMIVDAVFGTGYKGKLPASLKKIFQSANSSPAFKVAIDIPSGLNGATGEGNDAFEADLTLCLHSPKIGSLLHIGKLKSGDLATIPIGIPDSYNEAFFSPAIHIDAETFQVPKRYVWANKSDYGRVFIIGGSMGLLGSVAMSAKAALRAGAGLVHLVSREEYAYFYNTNPSEILFIGIPSKPESFLPDLSVFSSLLKKADSIVIGPGLGTGEYGYIMLEFILRTSTVPTIVDADALRIIAKEPSLQQYLKKPNILLTPHFGEFCDLAKIEVDALYKDTVSELTKYVKNTEAKVLLKSDTTIFYDGERMFINTMGNDGLATGGSGDVLAGIIGSFCGQDMELGEAAINASFFMGFTAEYLATKRHPCSILPTDIIDNLFVIMQKEE; this comes from the coding sequence ATGAGCTATGTGTTCACACCTTCTCAGATGAAGACCTTGGATGAAAATACAATCAATTGTTTCGGATTACCAGCCAGAATCCTGATGGAAAACGCAGGCAAAGGTTGTGCAGATTATCTGCTGCAGAACTGTTCGGAATATTTGAACGATGTGATTATTATTTTACATGGAACCGGAAACAACAGCGGAGATGGCTTTGTTCTTGCCCGGTGGTTAGTTAACTATGGCAAAAGTGTTATTTTGTGTAAAGTTCAGGATGGCACGATGACAGAGGAATGTCGGCTTAATTATGAACTTTGCCAATCGCTTAACATTCCAATGATTGGCTTAGACAATATCTCTGAGACACTGGAAATTCTGGATAAAAGCTTTTATGTTGGTATGATTGTTGATGCTGTATTCGGAACTGGCTATAAAGGCAAATTACCTGCCTCGCTCAAGAAAATCTTTCAGAGCGCAAATAGCTCACCTGCTTTTAAAGTGGCAATAGACATTCCTTCTGGATTAAATGGAGCGACTGGAGAAGGGAACGATGCTTTTGAAGCGGACTTAACTCTTTGTTTACATTCACCTAAAATCGGCTCTTTGTTACATATTGGAAAATTGAAAAGCGGTGATCTTGCCACTATTCCGATTGGGATTCCGGATAGTTATAATGAGGCATTTTTCTCTCCCGCCATTCATATTGATGCTGAAACATTTCAAGTTCCCAAGCGCTATGTGTGGGCTAATAAATCAGATTACGGCAGGGTTTTTATAATTGGCGGTTCTATGGGACTTTTGGGCTCGGTGGCAATGTCTGCCAAAGCTGCTTTAAGAGCGGGAGCCGGTTTGGTTCATTTAGTCAGTCGCGAAGAATATGCCTATTTCTATAATACCAATCCTTCTGAAATACTATTTATTGGCATTCCGTCTAAACCTGAATCTTTTCTCCCCGATTTGAGCGTATTTTCTTCTCTGCTAAAAAAAGCGGATAGCATCGTTATCGGACCGGGTTTAGGAACCGGTGAATATGGGTATATTATGTTGGAGTTTATTTTAAGAACTTCCACAGTTCCCACGATTGTGGATGCCGATGCTTTACGCATAATTGCCAAGGAGCCATCTTTACAACAGTATCTTAAAAAACCTAATATCCTGCTTACTCCTCACTTTGGAGAATTTTGTGACCTCGCTAAAATAGAAGTGGATGCTCTCTATAAAGATACCGTTTCTGAACTTACTAAGTATGTTAAAAATACAGAGGCAAAAGTTCTCTTGAAAAGTGATACTACCATCTTCTACGATGGGGAAAGAATGTTTATCAATACTATGGGTAATGATGGACTTGCAACAGGTGGCAGTGGAGATGTTCTTGCTGGAATTATTGGTTCTTTTTGCGGACAGGATATGGAACTGGGAGAGGCAGCCATAAATGCTTCTTTCTTTATGGGTTTTACAGCTGAATATCTGGCCACAAAACGCCATCCTTGTTCAATTCTGCCCACGGATATTATCGACAATTTGTTTGTGATTATGCAGAAAGAGGAATAA
- a CDS encoding HAMP domain-containing sensor histidine kinase: protein MKQDWKNSMLSGKKSKDTNLFNRLRFILIFGSLAIFIFFGVYIQFLIKQAKKEQEYIPRIFAQYIAYTDKYLREAEQYAQLITEISSKYLQFTTSQDFKQDLWDYISTEFMRENPVPIIITDQNYQPQLWKNVDVPTDTLYQDLSAEKREKLQNMMKTMIQTPLTDNGSITGYAYYSKPVSFAEFIKNVDCSIIVTDHYKQPLFWRNVGIPETANYYEISTDEQQKLAHHIQTMEEIPLFSEADSLGYIYFSNSKSLSYIRYIVILELVLAITVVFFGIYGLFLLSRTEKDTLWISLAKETAHQFGTPITSLMGWLDYLKEAPEDGSERDINQIVQYMTADLEHLRNIASRFGKVGSVTKLEPIELHPIIQETVEYFRARMPHLGNKIDIHYISKIEGEIVLMDKELIKWTLENLIKNCVDAMSAKGGNIIITATRKNPWIYIHIRDEGKGISRRQFKRIFEPGVTTKTRGWGLGLSLAKRIIDEYHNGHIKVLQSTMGEGTTFEIKLPVLENNKEK from the coding sequence ATGAAGCAGGATTGGAAGAACTCGATGCTCAGTGGGAAAAAGTCAAAGGACACTAATCTTTTCAATCGCCTTCGCTTTATCCTGATATTTGGCAGTTTAGCCATCTTTATCTTCTTTGGCGTTTATATCCAGTTTTTAATAAAACAGGCGAAAAAAGAGCAGGAATACATTCCGCGTATTTTTGCCCAATATATTGCTTACACGGATAAATATTTAAGAGAAGCGGAACAATATGCCCAATTAATTACTGAAATCAGTTCCAAATATTTGCAATTTACAACTTCCCAGGATTTTAAACAAGACCTTTGGGATTATATCAGCACGGAGTTTATGCGGGAAAATCCTGTGCCCATTATTATTACGGATCAGAATTATCAGCCCCAGCTCTGGAAAAATGTAGATGTCCCAACCGATACACTCTATCAAGACCTCTCTGCAGAAAAGCGGGAAAAGCTGCAAAATATGATGAAAACAATGATTCAGACGCCTCTTACGGATAACGGTAGCATAACCGGCTATGCCTATTATAGCAAACCGGTATCTTTTGCGGAGTTTATCAAGAATGTAGATTGTTCCATAATTGTAACCGATCACTATAAACAGCCGCTATTCTGGAGAAATGTAGGGATTCCGGAAACAGCTAATTACTATGAAATTTCCACTGATGAGCAACAGAAACTGGCACACCATATTCAAACTATGGAAGAAATTCCTCTGTTTAGTGAGGCGGATAGTTTGGGTTATATTTATTTTTCTAATTCCAAATCGCTATCTTATATACGCTACATCGTAATTTTGGAACTTGTTCTGGCAATAACGGTGGTTTTCTTTGGCATTTATGGATTGTTTTTACTTAGCAGAACGGAAAAAGATACTTTGTGGATAAGTTTGGCTAAGGAAACGGCTCATCAATTTGGCACACCGATCACTTCTTTGATGGGATGGCTGGATTATTTGAAAGAAGCGCCTGAAGATGGCAGTGAAAGAGATATTAACCAAATCGTGCAATATATGACTGCGGATCTGGAACATCTGAGAAATATAGCTTCTCGGTTTGGGAAAGTAGGCAGCGTAACAAAACTGGAACCGATTGAATTACATCCGATCATTCAAGAGACGGTAGAATACTTTAGAGCTCGAATGCCTCATCTGGGAAATAAAATAGATATTCATTACATCAGTAAAATTGAAGGCGAAATCGTCCTGATGGATAAAGAATTGATTAAATGGACATTGGAGAATTTGATTAAAAACTGCGTAGATGCGATGAGCGCAAAGGGTGGGAACATCATCATTACCGCCACCAGGAAAAATCCTTGGATCTATATTCATATTCGGGATGAAGGCAAAGGTATTTCTCGCCGACAGTTCAAACGCATTTTTGAACCCGGAGTTACTACAAAAACCCGGGGTTGGGGCTTGGGGCTTAGCTTAGCGAAGCGCATAATTGATGAATATCATAACGGTCACATAAAAGTTCTGCAAAGCACTATGGGTGAAGGCACTACTTTTGAAATCAAACTTCCTGTTCTGGAAAACAATAAGGAGAAATAA
- the mazG gene encoding nucleoside triphosphate pyrophosphohydrolase — MSKFEQLVEIIAALRNPENGCPWDLKQTRESLVPNIIEELYEVVETIEDQDYDSLKEELGDLLLHIVMQAQISQEEGLWTIDEVLNEIIQKLIRRHPHVFGDLKLNDADEVKMNWERLKKKEKTERKSVLEGIPKALPALIQAQRTQEKAASVGFDWQDINPVLAKLDEEKEELLEALESQEKAKIREEIGDLIFTMVNLARKLHIDAEAALKESVRKFTRRFNKIEEYYVQNEKDINEAGLEELDAQWEKVKGH, encoded by the coding sequence ATGAGCAAATTTGAACAACTGGTGGAAATAATAGCAGCACTAAGGAATCCCGAAAATGGATGTCCTTGGGATTTGAAACAGACACGCGAGTCCTTAGTTCCCAATATCATAGAAGAACTTTACGAAGTAGTGGAAACCATTGAAGATCAGGATTATGATTCCCTGAAAGAAGAATTGGGTGATCTGTTGTTACACATCGTTATGCAGGCACAAATTTCCCAAGAAGAGGGATTGTGGACTATCGATGAAGTGCTGAATGAGATAATCCAAAAACTTATTCGCCGTCATCCGCATGTGTTTGGAGACCTAAAATTAAACGATGCGGATGAGGTTAAAATGAACTGGGAACGCCTGAAAAAGAAAGAAAAAACAGAGCGAAAAAGTGTATTGGAAGGCATTCCGAAAGCATTGCCAGCTCTCATTCAGGCACAAAGAACCCAGGAAAAAGCTGCCTCAGTTGGTTTTGACTGGCAGGACATTAATCCTGTGTTGGCAAAATTGGATGAAGAAAAGGAAGAACTTTTGGAAGCGCTTGAAAGCCAGGAAAAGGCAAAAATACGCGAAGAAATCGGAGACCTAATTTTCACTATGGTCAATCTGGCAAGAAAGTTACATATAGATGCAGAAGCAGCGTTAAAGGAAAGTGTCCGAAAATTTACGCGGCGTTTTAACAAAATTGAAGAATATTATGTGCAAAACGAAAAGGATATCAATGAAGCAGGATTGGAAGAACTCGATGCTCAGTGGGAAAAAGTCAAAGGACACTAA